AAATATAATTTGAGTATTCCCCATCTATCTTTATTCGTGGCAGGACGGAGTGTAAACCCAGAAGGTAAGGCAAAAGGTGTGGAAGATTGGGCCATCATCCAAAAAATCGATCGATAAAGTAATATTGTTCATCTTATGGGAATCACAGACGATCGCTAAACGGAGATACCAGCCTTGGGGATAGAACTACGCAGTTATGTATTTTTAGACAGCTTGCAGCCTCAGTACGCCGCTTACTTGGGAACCGTGGCGCAAGGATTTTTACCGTTACAGGGAGATGCGTCATTGTGGATTGAAATCTCGCCTGGGATAGAAATTAACCGAATTACTGATGTGGCAATGAAATCTGCTTCCGTGCGTCCGGCGGTGCAGGTGGTGGAGAGGCTTTACGGTCTTCTAGAAATTCATGCTAGCGTGCAAGGAGAAGTGCGGGCGGCTGGCAAAGCGATTTTGGAAACGATTGGAGTACGCAGAGAGGATTGTATTAAACCGCGCGTGATTTCTAGCCAAATTATCCGTAATGTTGACCCCCATCAAACACAACTGATCAATCGAGGACGCCGGGGACAGATGATTTTATCAGGGCAAACTCTTTACGTGCTGGAAGTTGAACCTGCGGCTTATGCAGCGTTGGCGGCGAATGAAGCGGAGAAAGCTGCTTTGATTAATATTTTAGATGTTCATCCGATCGGTAGTTTCGGTCGCGTATATTTAGGTGGAGCAGAAAGAGATATTATAGCCGCTTCAAGAGCAGCATTAGTATCGATAGAAAGTATTCCAGGCAGACAAAATTCTCCAGATGGACGCAAGGAATAATGTCAAATAAGTATAGTTTGTAGTAAGGACTTTAGTCCTTAGATAACGGCTTTGAGAGGACTAAAGTCCTCACTACAAACTAGATCGATCTTTTTACAGATGGCATCGCTGAAATTTTCATTTATATTGGTAAAAATTTAGCGAATGGTTAATTATGGGAGATTATACTTCTTTAATATCAGAGATAGTCGAACAAGCTAAGATTCGAGAGAATGCTTTACCTGTGAGGAATGAAGCTTGTCGATCGCAATTTTATTTTCATCCCCATCCCACCAAAAAAGTATTCGTTTTGTTCCACGGTTTTACGGCTGGGCCTTATCAATTTGAACCTTTAGGAAAAGCTTTTTTTGAAGCGGGTTATAATGTTTTAGCTCCCTTGCAACCCGGTCATGGCATAGCCGGAGATTGGGATGGAGATAACCCGCCGCCTTTACCAACAGAGAGGGAAGTTTATCTAGAATTTGTATTGGGTTGGTTGGAGAAAGCTAAACTTTTGGGAGAAGAAGTTATACTGGGTGGTTATTCGAGTGGCGGTACTCTAGCGGCTTGGTTTGCCTTGGAATATCCCCAAATAATTAGCAAAGCTTTAATTTTTGCTCCTTATCTAAAAAGTAGTTTTATTGTGACAGATTGGTTGGTGTCGATTTTGCCTTTTTATTATGAGTGGTTCAATAAAGATAATCCCGGTAATTTTGGTTATCAAGGATTTCGGATTCCGGCGTTGCGGTTGTTTTTAGATATGGGTTATGAAATTCTCGATCGCATAGAGCACCATCCCGCCGCGCCGATGTTAATTATTGCTAGTGAAGGTGATGCGGCTACCAACCACGCAGATCAAAGGGAATTTTTTACAGCCGTACTGCAACATCAGCCTCAAGCTTGGTATTACTGTTTTGATAAATCTCTTGATATTCCTCATACTATGATGACCGAACTGGAGGGTAATGGTTATCTGGATATACTGATTGCGATCGCAAAAGCTTATGTGGAAACTGATTTAACTTGGACTCAGTTAAACACCATTACTGAAGGAATGCTGCAAGGAAAAAGTTTCGATGCTGTAATAAAAGAACGGAATCTTCATCAACAGAGGTCGGCAGATTTACGAATAATGATGGAATTAGTAGATAAAGAAAGTATTGTTAAGATTAGTGAATGATGGGACTAGAACACCCATTCAGCACGAGCGATTGGTATGAGAAACCGGGTTTATTTGGTTGCCGCAAATCAAAGAAACCCGATATCTGGCATTACTGAATTGGTGTTCTAGTTAGATTAATAGACTCGTAGAAAGCTAAAAAGTTTACCTTAAATTGATCGATTTGTATTTTAATTAACATTTTATAAGTAAAAATACTGAATTATAAGTAGTTATTTGTAATATTTTACAAAAATTTTATCAAAAAAATAGATGAAAGTACGATTTTATTATTTTTTTTAATTACGCAGATATAAAGGCTTGCTTTGAATAGCTTGCAGTGATATTCTAATATTCTCCTTAAATACGGTAACTCTAGCGACTTAGTGTAGTTTAATAAGAGAACCAAGAGAACCTCTCAAGGTATACTGCCCGCTTGAGGAGTAAAAAGCCAGAGAATTTACTGCTAAAGGAATTTATCCCTCTAGCAGATATATGACTTCTTATAAAGAGATTGCAGACATTAAACTACTAACCAAAATAACTAATCAATATGGCTAACTTACATAAGTGGTTAAAGTTCAATTCTAAAATTAATTTTTTATTTGAATATCGCTATTATATTCAGGCTGGATTAACCCTTTGTACGGGAATTGGATTGTCAGTTGTTGCATTTTTAGCAGTGTATAACTGGGAGCATAAATTCCGGCAAACAGAAATGCAAGAGCGATTAGAAAAAATAGCTAGCAATATAGAAGGAGAAATCGATGGTAATTCCGAAGTAATCAGGGCAGTCGGTGCTTTATATAATTCCTCTAAAAAGATTCGACCACAAGAGTTTGAAAGTTTTGCCAAAGCTCTTTTATATCGGCATCCCAGTCTTAAAGAAATTGCTTGGTTACCTGTTAGCGAGCAAAATAATAGGCAATACAGTCATAACCAATATGCCTTCTCTTTTAATGAAACCGAAAGACTTCTATATTTAGATTTAACTGCTCTGTCTGCTTATAAATCAGCTTTAGAAAAAGCAACAGTTCGAGAAGAGATAATTGCAACTAGTAGAATTAAGTTAATTAAAGAAACTTATTCAAAAACTAATTTTTTAGTTTTTATGCCAATTTACAATCGAAACAAGAATATAACGAGATTTAACAAAACCAATAAATCACCTTTAGAGCGGCCAGATTTGAGAGGTTTTATCCTGGGCAGGTTAGAGGTTGAAGAGATTGTTAGAACTAGCTTACAAGAAGTAAAATTGGACTCTACCGATTTTTACTTGGAAGACCTGACTGCCCCGCTAGATGAAAGGTTTTTAGCTTTTTACGAAGCAAGTACAAAAAGAATAATTACAGAGTCCGCTCAAGTAAACAAGATTAAAAATAACCAACAATTTTATTGCCGTATTGGTAATGCTTGCACTCGCATAATTAATATTGAAAATCGCCGATGGTTATTGCGATTGCTACTGCCATTAAACCACAACAATGCTCAACACTATTGGCGGTCTTGGTTAACTTTAATCTTTGGAATCTTCCTAACTAGTATAGTGATGATTTACTTACGAAGGCTATTGCGTTATACCGAGCAAATTGAAAAAATGATCGCCGAACGCACTCAGCAATCTAAACAATTGTCACAAGCATTACAGCAACTAAAACAAGCACAAGCTCAACTAGTGCAAACAGAAAAAATGTCTGCTTTAGGGCAATTAGTAGCTGGCATTGCTCACGAAATTAATAATCCGGTAAATTTTATTTATGGGAATCTCCATTACGTCAATCAATATACATTGAATTTATTAAAATTAATGAATTTTTACCAAGATGGCTATAACGATAGAGATGAAAAGCTCCAACAATACAAGGAAGAGATGGATTTTGATTTTATTATCCAAGATTTTCCAAGGCTAATTCATTCTATGAAGATAGGGGCCGATCGCATTCGCGATATCGTTCTATCTTTAAAAAATTTCTCTCGGTTAGATGAGAGCGAGATGAAAGAAGTTAATCTCCATGATGGCATTGACAATACTCTACTAATTTTACAAACCAGGCTAAAAGCTAGAGGCAATTTCCCCGGTATCAAAATAATCAAAAAATATGGAACATTACCTTCGATTGAGTGCTATCCCAGCCAATTAAATCAAGTATTTATGAATATCATTGCTAATAGTATTGATGCTTTAGAAAGTTATTATAATACTCTATCAGAGCAGCAAAAATCCGGGAAAGAAATAACTATTACTATTAGTAGCGAATGCTCGAAACCCGATTATGTATGTATCCGAATCGCTGACAATGGCCCTGGCATGACAGAGGAAGTAAAAAAACGATTATTCGATCCATTTTTTACCACAAAACCAATCGGGAAAGGAACAGGTTTAGGGTTGTCAATCAGTTATCAAATTGTCGTTGATAAGCATAATGGTTTACTGTGGTGCGAGTCGATACCGGGACAAGGAACAGAATTTTGGATTGAGATTCCCGTTCGACAAGAAACAAAAAATTTAATGTTTTCTATCTAGATTTCTTAATTTTACGGCGAGAAAGCAAGTATCTCGATCGCTTAAAAACCCTTTACAAGCAAGGGTGTTGAGCGCTCTGGTTGCGCTCCGCAAAACAAGGGCTTGCTTTTTGGAATCGTTTGTGCAAATATTTTAAGCATTAACACCACTAAGTCGAGCGATTTACCGTAGATTAAAAATAAAGGAAGGAAAACTTGGGGCTAATTCCACGCTCTGAAGATTTCCTAAATTTGCTTTTTAGTTGAAAAATAAGGGATTTTCTCAAACAGAAAATCCTGCTAGCACGCGCCTTTTTACAGCAGCGAGTGCCAATTTGGGTTGGTCGGTAAGTTTTGCTTGCTGAAAACTGACATCACCCAAATTCTCAACTCTTTTGGTTATTTTTTCACTCAACTTAGCGGAAATTCAAGGCAGGAGAATTTTTTTATGCGGATTCGTATTTTCAATAAAAAATCTTCTAGTTACAAGCTATTTTCTTTATTTTTGGGGTTTGGTCTCGGCTTAAATTTATTAATCCCTCAGGTGGCCAATACTCAGCAAAGACCGAAAGATGTTGAACTAACTTTAGTTTCCTTTGCTGTTACTAAAGCAGCTTATGACAGGATTATTCCTAACTTTGTTGCTAAGTGGAAACGAGAACAAAACCAGAATGTTAGGTTCAACCAAAGCTATGGCGGTTCTGGTTCCCAAACTCGTGCAGTTATTGATGGGTTAGAAGCAGATGTAGTACATTTAGCGTTGGCTTTTGATGTGAATCGCATTCAGCAAGTTGGTTTGATTCAACCTGGATGGGAGCGGGAAATTCCTAATAACGGAGTTGTTAGTAAATCAGTGGTAGCTTTAGTAACGCGACCTGGTAATCCCAAACGAATTCAAGGTTGGTCTGATTTAGCTAAAAATGGCGTTAAAGTGATTACTGCTAATCCGAAAACTTCCGGTGTAGCTCGTTGGAACTTTTTAGCTTTGTGGGGTTCTGTAGTCAGAACTGGCGGAAATGAAAATGCAGCACGTCGCTTTGTGAGTCAAGTTTATCAAAACGTTCCTGTCCTTCCCAGAGATGCTCGCGAAGCTTCCGATGCTTTCTACAAACAAGGACAAGGAGATGTGTTGCTCAACTATGAAAACGAAATTCTCTTAGCGAAACAACAGGGTGAAACAGAACCGTATATCATCCCGCAAGTGAACATTTCGATCGAGAATCCGGTCGCAGTTGTTGATAGAAATGTAAACAAACATGGTACTCGTCAGGTGGCAGAGGCTTTCGTGAAGTACCTCGCTACTCCGGAAGCTCAAAGAGAATTTGCTAAAGTAGGTTTTCGACCTGCTAACGCTGCGGTAGCGGCTGAGTTTAGCAGAACTTTTCCTAGAATTAACAACTTGTTTACTGTAGCTCAACTAGGGGGTTGGGATAACGCGCAAAGAAGATTCTTTGCTGATAATG
The sequence above is drawn from the Leptolyngbyaceae cyanobacterium genome and encodes:
- a CDS encoding alpha/beta fold hydrolase — encoded protein: MGDYTSLISEIVEQAKIRENALPVRNEACRSQFYFHPHPTKKVFVLFHGFTAGPYQFEPLGKAFFEAGYNVLAPLQPGHGIAGDWDGDNPPPLPTEREVYLEFVLGWLEKAKLLGEEVILGGYSSGGTLAAWFALEYPQIISKALIFAPYLKSSFIVTDWLVSILPFYYEWFNKDNPGNFGYQGFRIPALRLFLDMGYEILDRIEHHPAAPMLIIASEGDAATNHADQREFFTAVLQHQPQAWYYCFDKSLDIPHTMMTELEGNGYLDILIAIAKAYVETDLTWTQLNTITEGMLQGKSFDAVIKERNLHQQRSADLRIMMELVDKESIVKISE
- a CDS encoding sulfate ABC transporter substrate-binding protein, with the protein product MRIRIFNKKSSSYKLFSLFLGFGLGLNLLIPQVANTQQRPKDVELTLVSFAVTKAAYDRIIPNFVAKWKREQNQNVRFNQSYGGSGSQTRAVIDGLEADVVHLALAFDVNRIQQVGLIQPGWEREIPNNGVVSKSVVALVTRPGNPKRIQGWSDLAKNGVKVITANPKTSGVARWNFLALWGSVVRTGGNENAARRFVSQVYQNVPVLPRDAREASDAFYKQGQGDVLLNYENEILLAKQQGETEPYIIPQVNISIENPVAVVDRNVNKHGTRQVAEAFVKYLATPEAQREFAKVGFRPANAAVAAEFSRTFPRINNLFTVAQLGGWDNAQRRFFADNAIFDQIQVASGRR
- a CDS encoding ATP-binding protein, coding for MANLHKWLKFNSKINFLFEYRYYIQAGLTLCTGIGLSVVAFLAVYNWEHKFRQTEMQERLEKIASNIEGEIDGNSEVIRAVGALYNSSKKIRPQEFESFAKALLYRHPSLKEIAWLPVSEQNNRQYSHNQYAFSFNETERLLYLDLTALSAYKSALEKATVREEIIATSRIKLIKETYSKTNFLVFMPIYNRNKNITRFNKTNKSPLERPDLRGFILGRLEVEEIVRTSLQEVKLDSTDFYLEDLTAPLDERFLAFYEASTKRIITESAQVNKIKNNQQFYCRIGNACTRIINIENRRWLLRLLLPLNHNNAQHYWRSWLTLIFGIFLTSIVMIYLRRLLRYTEQIEKMIAERTQQSKQLSQALQQLKQAQAQLVQTEKMSALGQLVAGIAHEINNPVNFIYGNLHYVNQYTLNLLKLMNFYQDGYNDRDEKLQQYKEEMDFDFIIQDFPRLIHSMKIGADRIRDIVLSLKNFSRLDESEMKEVNLHDGIDNTLLILQTRLKARGNFPGIKIIKKYGTLPSIECYPSQLNQVFMNIIANSIDALESYYNTLSEQQKSGKEITITISSECSKPDYVCIRIADNGPGMTEEVKKRLFDPFFTTKPIGKGTGLGLSISYQIVVDKHNGLLWCESIPGQGTEFWIEIPVRQETKNLMFSI